One genomic window of Quercus robur chromosome 6, dhQueRobu3.1, whole genome shotgun sequence includes the following:
- the LOC126690169 gene encoding uncharacterized protein LOC126690169 — MEFQLGSSGIEGTRWSPPQAGFVKINFDGTVFGNSNSSSVGAVIQYHNGVVMASCAEKLNQAYKAEEIEVLATLKALQFAFDLGFQNAILEGDSLGLIKALKVEDHNLSPLGLLVEDVKLATNNFVSLLYYHIKRNGNSVAHNLAKHATRIPDFQVWMEDVPSHVVSFLHSDVVHLP, encoded by the exons ATGGAGTTTCAG CTTGGGAGCAGTGGCATCGAAGGAACAAGGTGGAGTCCTCCACAAGCTGGTTTTGTCAAGATTAATTTTGATGGCACCGTGTTCGGTAATTCAAACTCGTCGAGTGTTGGAGCTGTAATACAGTACCATAATGGAGTTGTTATGGCCTCTTGTGCAGAAAAATTAAACCAAGCTTACAAGGCAGAGGAGATAGAAGTGTTGGCAACACTTAAAGCATTACAGTTCGCATTCGACCTTGGTTTCCAAAACGCCATACTCGAAGGGGACTCGCTTGGTCTAATCAAAGCTTTGAAGGTAGAAGACCATAATTTGTCCCCACTGGGTCTATTGGTAGAAGATGTCAAGTTGGCTACAAATAATTTTGTAAGTTTGTTGTACTATCACATTAAGAGAAATGGTAATAGTGTAGCTCATAATCTCGCGAAACATGCTACACGCATACCAGATTTTCAagtatggatggaagatgtcCCATCACATGTTGTTTCGTTTTTACATTCAGATGTAGTTCATTTACCTTAA